In a single window of the Flavobacterium sp. W4I14 genome:
- a CDS encoding transcriptional antiterminator RfaH (product_source=KO:K05785; cath_funfam=2.30.30.30; cog=COG0250; ko=KO:K05785; pfam=PF02357; smart=SM00739; superfamily=50104,82679) produces MIDQNYRWYPVYTRSRAEKKANEELNRKGIQTYLPLKKAVKQWSDRKKIVEEPLIKSYLFAYISAREYAEVLMTNGVARFIYFSSQVASIPDQQIHDLKLLLATDADLELIDYDIKPGESVLIKAGPFKGIIAELVSVHNKQRIILRLQNMGYSININTSIAFVEPL; encoded by the coding sequence ATGATAGATCAAAATTACAGGTGGTATCCGGTTTATACACGTTCGAGAGCAGAAAAAAAAGCGAATGAAGAATTGAACAGGAAAGGAATCCAAACTTATTTACCTCTTAAAAAGGCAGTTAAGCAATGGAGCGACCGTAAAAAAATCGTCGAAGAGCCCTTGATTAAATCTTATCTATTTGCGTATATTTCGGCCAGAGAATATGCAGAAGTTTTGATGACCAATGGTGTTGCCAGATTTATTTATTTCTCCAGCCAAGTCGCTTCTATTCCTGATCAACAAATCCATGACCTTAAGCTCTTGCTCGCTACAGACGCCGATCTGGAACTCATTGATTACGACATTAAACCAGGTGAAAGCGTCTTGATTAAAGCCGGACCTTTTAAAGGCATAATTGCCGAATTGGTATCGGTGCACAATAAACAGCGTATTATTTTACGTTTACAGAATATGGGTTATTCGATAAATATTAATACATCGATAGCTTTTGTAGAACCACTTTAG
- a CDS encoding polysaccharide export outer membrane protein (product_source=KO:K01991; cath_funfam=3.10.560.10,3.30.1950.10; cog=COG1596; ko=KO:K01991; pfam=PF02563,PF10531; superfamily=54285), whose translation MILTKAILKSVCILFICSIFIGCAARKEHSLFNAPSDVVTDTIKQVYVVNDQGISDAYYKIKVNDQLAIRNLQNKEFGAMASANSSTSGNQTVSGSINNTLSYLVDTDGKVNLPAIGKVEVLGLSRRDAAIKIQDLYAKQLLRDPIIELSVVNLKVTLLGEFSKQGNFLLERENTTLIDIIGEAGGINKTADPKTLKIIRGDRSHPEIIYVNLNDINSLASKKLVLQNNDIIVLQQTKSSALSEKLTSVNNIVQPLLVVVNLAVLIFTLTR comes from the coding sequence ATGATCCTAACAAAAGCAATATTAAAATCTGTCTGTATTTTATTCATTTGCTCAATTTTTATAGGTTGCGCTGCCAGAAAAGAGCATAGTCTGTTTAACGCCCCGAGTGATGTAGTTACCGATACCATTAAACAGGTATATGTAGTAAACGATCAGGGCATTAGTGATGCTTATTATAAAATAAAGGTAAATGATCAGTTGGCTATCCGAAACCTGCAAAATAAAGAATTTGGTGCCATGGCCTCTGCCAACAGTAGTACAAGCGGTAATCAAACAGTTAGTGGATCCATCAATAATACCCTTTCTTACTTAGTAGATACCGATGGAAAAGTAAACCTTCCTGCTATCGGAAAAGTGGAGGTATTAGGCCTCAGCAGGCGGGATGCCGCCATTAAAATTCAGGATTTATATGCTAAACAACTACTGCGAGATCCAATTATTGAACTTAGTGTGGTAAATTTAAAGGTTACTTTATTGGGAGAATTCAGCAAACAAGGGAATTTTTTACTGGAACGCGAAAACACTACGTTAATTGATATTATTGGTGAAGCAGGAGGAATTAACAAAACAGCAGACCCTAAGACCCTGAAAATTATCCGTGGCGATAGAAGCCATCCGGAAATTATTTATGTCAATCTGAATGACATCAACAGTTTAGCCAGCAAAAAATTGGTTCTTCAGAATAACGACATTATTGTACTGCAGCAAACCAAGAGCTCGGCATTAAGCGAAAAACTAACGAGTGTTAATAATATTGTACAGCCGCTGCTTGTAGTAGTTAATCTGGCTGTATTAATCTTTACCTTAACCCGCTAA
- a CDS encoding lipopolysaccharide transport system ATP-binding protein (product_source=KO:K09691; cath_funfam=3.40.50.300; cog=COG1134; ko=KO:K09691; pfam=PF00005,PF14524; smart=SM00382; superfamily=52540) — protein MSNIAIKVENLSKAYQLGQIGTGTISRDLERWYARIRGKEDPFLRIGESNNQNTKSESDVVWSLKNINFEIEQGDAVGIIGRNGAGKSTLLKILSKVTAPTTGKISGKGRIASLLEVGTGFHPELSGRENIFLNGAILGMRKKEIQRKLDEIVDFAGIERYLDTPVKRYSSGMYVRLAFAVAAHLESEILIVDEVLAVGDAEFQKKCLGKMGEVSKGEGRTVLFVSHNMSSIKTLCPKSILLQNGILISKGTTLDVISKYKSQSLNLESKKQWSIHDAPGNNVVRLLSVYTINDSAIPEDTFDLTTKIGIVLEYEVNVPDYILWHGINLYNESGLNIFDTHSTTSKWYKQPHPIGKFKTIAWIPGNLLNQDRYTINVAIFNHTKHETHLHIDNIIAFEVIDTLREDITTARGSSTGEFPGLIRPLLIWTNE, from the coding sequence ATGTCTAACATTGCGATAAAAGTTGAAAATTTAAGCAAAGCTTATCAGTTAGGACAGATCGGAACCGGAACGATCAGCCGTGATCTAGAACGTTGGTATGCCCGTATTCGGGGCAAAGAAGATCCTTTTTTACGCATTGGCGAAAGCAATAATCAGAATACCAAAAGTGAAAGCGACGTGGTATGGAGCTTAAAAAATATTAATTTCGAAATTGAGCAGGGTGATGCGGTAGGCATTATAGGCAGAAATGGTGCCGGGAAAAGCACGCTGCTTAAAATATTAAGTAAAGTAACCGCTCCTACTACCGGTAAAATTTCGGGCAAAGGAAGAATTGCAAGTTTATTGGAGGTAGGTACAGGTTTCCACCCAGAGTTGAGCGGTCGTGAGAACATCTTTTTAAATGGTGCTATTTTAGGTATGCGTAAAAAAGAGATCCAGCGTAAACTGGATGAGATTGTAGATTTTGCAGGAATAGAACGCTACTTAGATACACCAGTTAAAAGATACAGTTCGGGTATGTATGTTCGCTTGGCCTTTGCTGTAGCTGCACATTTAGAAAGCGAAATATTGATTGTAGATGAAGTATTGGCTGTTGGCGATGCAGAATTTCAGAAGAAATGTTTGGGTAAGATGGGCGAAGTGAGCAAGGGTGAAGGCAGGACAGTGCTGTTTGTGAGTCATAATATGTCATCAATAAAAACCCTTTGCCCAAAATCAATTTTGTTACAAAATGGCATACTTATCTCAAAAGGAACCACTTTAGATGTAATCTCAAAATATAAATCTCAAAGCTTAAATTTAGAAAGTAAAAAACAATGGTCTATTCATGATGCTCCAGGCAATAATGTTGTAAGGCTATTATCAGTTTATACCATAAATGACAGCGCCATTCCTGAAGATACATTCGACTTAACAACTAAAATAGGAATTGTTCTAGAGTATGAGGTTAATGTTCCTGATTACATTCTATGGCATGGGATAAACTTGTACAATGAATCTGGCTTAAATATTTTTGATACACATAGTACTACATCAAAATGGTACAAACAACCCCATCCCATAGGGAAATTTAAAACTATAGCGTGGATTCCTGGCAATCTTCTAAATCAAGACCGGTATACTATTAATGTTGCGATATTTAATCATACTAAACATGAAACTCACCTTCATATTGATAACATTATCGCGTTCGAAGTTATTGATACCTTGAGAGAAGATATAACAACGGCAAGGGGTTCATCTACAGGAGAATTCCCTGGACTAATCCGCCCCTTATTAATCTGGACGAATGAATAA
- a CDS encoding asparagine synthase (glutamine-hydrolyzing) (product_source=KO:K01953; cath_funfam=3.40.50.620,3.60.20.10; cog=COG0367; ko=KO:K01953; pfam=PF00733,PF13537; superfamily=52402,56235; tigrfam=TIGR01536), producing the protein MCRIAGIINSKNSFEKVNQQVKAMCDSMQHGGPDDHGIYAAEKTPLCLGNRRLAILDLSSSGHQPMLSHKEDLAITYNGEIYNYKQIRTELINLGYIFKTQTDTEVILYAYQHWGEKAFEKLDGIFACCIFDKREQCVYLVRDQNGIKPLYYHFADETLTFASEVKAFKHADIYQENDNWRIYYLAFGHIPEPYTTLKNVCSLGKGCFLKYNIRSAEHLIQSYHEFESTSYIHNESYAIERIREQLGHSIKQQMISDVDIGILFSGGLDSSIITILANQHNNKQLSSISANFNEIDFSEKKQRSSLLEKINIQKIEQLITYRDFVQNFETVLGDMDQPTNDGINTWFVCKTAKEQGIKVLLSGLGADELFGGYPSFDRIHKIQNLNWLSKSVLRSMRFSNNTKFKRLYYLSLNSPIGEYLCLRGVYSPDVIAELLNIDMKTVIDCLEDIPLHPGIKKTSNETRASWFEFNMYMQNQLLKDTDFMSMSHGVEVRVPFLDRNFVDLVLSISTEIKFSYEQKKKLLVEAYKEDLPVETWKRRKMGFTFPFQEWMRKSSDIADPSRYANKRAKSLMQNFGENKLHWSSALALYRIYHAD; encoded by the coding sequence ATGTGTCGCATAGCGGGCATCATCAATAGCAAGAATTCTTTCGAAAAAGTCAATCAACAGGTGAAAGCCATGTGCGATAGCATGCAGCATGGCGGACCCGACGATCATGGTATTTATGCCGCTGAAAAAACACCCTTATGTTTAGGTAACCGCAGGCTGGCGATTTTAGATTTGAGCTCAAGCGGACATCAACCGATGCTAAGCCATAAAGAAGACCTGGCGATCACTTATAATGGTGAAATTTATAATTATAAGCAGATTAGGACTGAATTAATTAATTTAGGCTATATTTTTAAAACACAAACAGATACAGAAGTAATCCTTTATGCTTATCAGCATTGGGGAGAAAAAGCTTTCGAAAAACTAGATGGTATTTTTGCATGCTGCATTTTTGATAAACGGGAACAATGTGTCTACCTGGTTCGGGATCAAAACGGAATAAAACCGCTTTATTATCATTTTGCTGACGAAACTTTAACCTTTGCATCAGAAGTAAAGGCATTCAAACATGCTGATATCTACCAGGAAAATGATAATTGGCGAATCTACTACCTCGCATTTGGTCACATCCCCGAACCTTATACTACGCTTAAAAATGTATGTAGCTTGGGCAAAGGCTGCTTTCTGAAATATAACATCAGAAGCGCTGAACATCTTATTCAATCGTATCATGAGTTTGAAAGCACATCTTATATTCATAATGAAAGCTATGCTATAGAAAGAATACGCGAACAACTTGGCCATTCTATCAAACAGCAGATGATTTCTGATGTTGATATAGGTATACTATTCAGCGGTGGCCTCGATTCGAGCATCATTACCATACTGGCCAATCAACATAATAACAAACAGTTATCCAGTATTTCTGCCAATTTTAATGAAATAGATTTTTCCGAAAAAAAACAGCGGAGCAGTCTACTTGAAAAAATAAATATTCAAAAAATTGAACAGCTTATTACCTATCGCGATTTCGTACAGAATTTCGAAACCGTTTTAGGCGATATGGATCAACCTACGAATGATGGTATTAATACCTGGTTTGTTTGTAAAACAGCAAAAGAGCAAGGTATAAAAGTGTTGTTATCGGGTTTAGGTGCTGATGAGCTTTTTGGAGGATACCCTTCTTTTGATCGGATCCATAAAATACAAAATCTAAATTGGCTGAGTAAAAGCGTTCTACGAAGCATGCGTTTCTCCAACAACACCAAATTTAAGCGGCTATATTACCTTAGCTTAAACTCGCCTATTGGCGAATACCTGTGCCTGCGGGGCGTTTACTCGCCAGATGTAATTGCAGAACTATTAAATATCGACATGAAAACGGTTATCGATTGTCTGGAAGATATCCCGCTTCACCCCGGAATAAAGAAAACCAGTAACGAAACACGTGCAAGCTGGTTTGAATTTAATATGTACATGCAAAATCAGTTGTTAAAGGATACCGATTTTATGAGCATGAGTCATGGCGTTGAAGTGAGGGTTCCTTTCCTAGACCGTAATTTTGTCGATCTGGTTCTTTCCATCTCAACAGAAATAAAGTTTAGTTACGAACAGAAAAAAAAACTCCTCGTAGAGGCTTACAAAGAGGATCTGCCTGTAGAAACCTGGAAAAGACGAAAAATGGGGTTTACTTTTCCATTTCAGGAATGGATGAGAAAAAGCAGCGACATTGCCGATCCATCCCGATATGCAAACAAACGGGCAAAATCGCTCATGCAAAACTTTGGAGAAAACAAATTGCACTGGAGTTCTGCCCTGGCCTTATACAGAATATATCATGCCGATTAA
- a CDS encoding hypothetical protein (product_source=Hypo-rule applied; cleavage_site_network=SignalP-noTM; superfamily=49265; transmembrane_helix_parts=Outside_1_98,TMhelix_99_116,Inside_117_131) — protein sequence MVKFAFLLLSIMFYWSKVDADTGCSYNGYVYTRAPYFNSIFDANLYWSVPIQDNCPLGTLHSTQYANVSATSTTTCYVGFFAGGVQVSYAIDFCPLDDFIWVVTFISGIFGYVFIHKKILILLTFSSLFST from the coding sequence ATGGTCAAGTTTGCTTTTCTACTGTTGTCGATTATGTTTTATTGGTCAAAAGTCGATGCTGATACAGGTTGTTCTTACAACGGATACGTTTATACCAGAGCGCCATATTTCAATAGTATATTTGATGCCAATTTGTATTGGTCTGTTCCAATTCAGGATAACTGTCCTTTAGGCACACTTCATTCTACCCAATATGCAAATGTTTCTGCTACTTCTACTACCACTTGTTATGTCGGATTTTTCGCAGGAGGGGTGCAGGTCAGTTATGCAATTGATTTTTGCCCTTTGGATGATTTTATTTGGGTAGTTACTTTTATAAGCGGGATTTTTGGTTATGTGTTTATCCATAAAAAAATACTCATTTTATTAACTTTTTCATCTTTGTTTAGTACATAA
- a CDS encoding tyrosine-protein kinase Etk/Wzc (product_source=KO:K16692; cath_funfam=3.40.50.300; cog=COG0489,COG3206; ko=KO:K16692; pfam=PF13614; superfamily=46579,49384,52540; tigrfam=TIGR01007; transmembrane_helix_parts=Inside_1_25,TMhelix_26_48,Outside_49_463,TMhelix_464_486,Inside_487_492,TMhelix_493_515,Outside_516_802) → MDNTTPTENKKLASQTINYWKIALIFLSRWYWVAGTVLISFVMAWLYVRSITPIYITSASLKLDGDQQQQMAPLPGSPVNYRPFNQNQIQTEGIIIRSEDVILNALKNLDYKISYYLEGRVRVTELYPKQPFQVDILTQDSVNFSRATYSVKPVDSKTFELSSSDDNNQSSKKYRYGQAINAGNMVFTVKTEIPSTGNYSFKFNGIRDLYGRAAGGLNVFEQEKNTNIMGVTHTDSNPVFSANVLNEIIKQYVKNDATLKKRSAKQTIDYLDSQIAFLDAQVNKSGNKLSSFQSDNKLIDPASDRQLGNSKLSNLQNQIAELQLQELGIQQLETQVKNNKDRIQFNLNLEGTNSTLLTGLITQLNGLIINRESKLQNFNADAQPIQDINRQINEVKQAIVTNIRLLHERNQKTISYINGQIGQANQALGSIPAKQNDFAKLQSNFDINQRMFSMLFERKLSAQISSAAVISGATIISVAQPSFFPISPVPKKIYSSYLFMGLFSGLGLILLVRILNPYLYDIETIEGLTATPIIGVILKYPKKVQPGQSVLSIERPKSIFAESVRSVRTNLSFMASDQDTKVICITSEISGEGKSFVSLNLAGTLSIIDKKVILVAADLRKSKLHHAFGSDNHIGLSSYLSKQADLADIIFTDERHNIDYITSGPVPPNPSELLHHKSMATLIEKLRESYEYIIIDTAPVGLVSDSVPLIRKADINLFIIRSGVSKFRAATIPDRLSKEYGLNNIAIILNSFGDEKLHANIYTTNYAHSNTGTYYYSNYTGYGKSGYYDDEKSWWEFWKRKG, encoded by the coding sequence ATGGATAATACTACACCAACCGAAAATAAGAAGTTAGCTAGCCAGACCATTAACTATTGGAAAATCGCCTTGATTTTTCTAAGCAGGTGGTATTGGGTTGCCGGAACGGTATTGATCAGTTTTGTGATGGCCTGGTTATATGTACGCAGCATTACCCCTATCTATATTACTTCTGCTTCGCTAAAGTTAGATGGCGATCAGCAGCAACAAATGGCACCATTACCTGGCTCGCCTGTAAATTATCGCCCCTTTAATCAAAACCAGATTCAGACTGAAGGGATCATTATACGTTCGGAAGACGTAATTTTAAATGCATTAAAGAATCTTGATTATAAAATTAGCTACTATTTAGAAGGAAGGGTTCGGGTGACCGAACTTTATCCGAAACAGCCTTTTCAAGTGGATATTTTAACCCAGGATTCGGTTAATTTCAGTAGAGCTACCTATTCTGTTAAGCCGGTTGATAGTAAAACCTTTGAATTATCAAGTAGCGACGACAATAACCAGAGTTCAAAAAAGTACCGTTATGGGCAAGCGATTAATGCTGGGAATATGGTGTTTACAGTTAAGACCGAAATTCCGTCTACCGGCAATTACAGTTTTAAATTCAACGGGATCAGAGATTTATATGGCAGAGCTGCAGGCGGATTAAATGTATTCGAACAGGAGAAAAACACCAATATTATGGGCGTTACCCATACCGATAGCAATCCTGTTTTCTCTGCCAATGTGCTCAACGAAATCATTAAACAATATGTAAAAAATGATGCAACGCTTAAGAAAAGATCGGCCAAACAAACTATAGATTATCTGGATAGCCAGATCGCATTTTTAGATGCACAGGTGAATAAATCGGGCAACAAACTTTCTAGCTTTCAAAGCGATAATAAATTAATCGATCCCGCGAGCGACCGGCAACTGGGAAATTCGAAACTGAGCAATCTGCAAAACCAGATTGCAGAGTTACAACTACAAGAACTTGGTATCCAACAATTAGAAACTCAGGTAAAAAACAATAAAGATAGAATACAATTTAATCTTAATCTGGAAGGCACCAATAGCACCCTATTAACTGGTTTAATTACACAGCTTAATGGACTTATCATTAATAGAGAAAGTAAGTTACAGAATTTTAATGCCGATGCTCAGCCCATCCAGGATATTAACCGGCAGATTAATGAAGTAAAACAGGCCATTGTAACCAATATCCGTTTATTGCATGAGCGTAATCAAAAAACAATCAGCTACATTAATGGACAGATTGGCCAGGCGAATCAGGCACTGGGCAGCATACCGGCCAAACAAAATGATTTCGCAAAATTGCAGAGTAATTTCGATATCAACCAACGTATGTTTTCGATGTTATTTGAACGAAAACTCTCCGCACAGATCAGTTCAGCAGCTGTAATTTCGGGTGCCACAATTATCAGCGTAGCACAGCCTTCTTTTTTTCCGATTTCTCCAGTGCCTAAGAAAATTTATTCCTCTTATCTATTTATGGGTTTGTTTTCGGGGCTGGGCTTAATTCTATTGGTCAGGATATTAAATCCTTATCTCTACGATATCGAAACCATCGAGGGCCTAACCGCAACCCCGATTATTGGCGTAATTTTAAAATATCCCAAAAAAGTTCAACCAGGCCAAAGTGTTTTGTCGATAGAACGACCAAAATCGATATTTGCCGAATCGGTTAGGTCTGTGAGAACGAATCTAAGCTTTATGGCAAGTGATCAGGACACTAAAGTAATTTGTATCACTTCTGAAATTTCGGGTGAAGGAAAATCGTTCGTAAGTTTAAATCTTGCAGGTACCCTTTCCATTATAGACAAGAAAGTGATTCTGGTTGCCGCAGATTTACGAAAATCTAAACTTCACCATGCCTTTGGCTCCGATAACCACATTGGTTTAAGTAGTTATTTATCAAAACAGGCGGATTTGGCCGATATCATCTTTACCGATGAACGGCACAATATCGACTACATCACCTCTGGCCCAGTGCCTCCAAATCCTTCAGAATTGTTGCATCACAAATCGATGGCAACCCTTATTGAAAAGCTTAGGGAAAGTTATGAATATATTATTATTGATACCGCTCCTGTAGGCCTGGTCTCAGATTCTGTACCGCTCATTAGAAAGGCAGATATTAATTTATTCATTATCCGTTCAGGCGTTTCCAAATTTAGAGCTGCCACCATTCCTGATCGTTTATCAAAAGAATATGGGCTAAACAACATTGCCATTATCTTAAATTCATTTGGTGATGAGAAGTTACATGCAAACATTTATACCACCAATTATGCACATAGTAATACCGGAACATACTACTATTCTAATTACACAGGTTATGGAAAAAGTGGTTATTATGATGATGAGAAGAGCTGGTGGGAATTTTGGAAAAGAAAGGGTTAA
- a CDS encoding lipopolysaccharide transport system permease protein (product_source=KO:K09690; cog=COG1682; ko=KO:K09690; pfam=PF01061; transmembrane_helix_parts=Inside_1_45,TMhelix_46_68,Outside_69_82,TMhelix_83_105,Inside_106_125,TMhelix_126_148,Outside_149_157,TMhelix_158_180,Inside_181_192,TMhelix_193_215,Outside_216_250,TMhelix_251_273,Inside_274_284), whose protein sequence is MVKEEEQWTIEAKSSLFDLKLHEVWAYRDLLVLLVRRDFVSFYKQTILGPLWFFIQPLFTTIIFTFIFGNLAGISTDNLPKPLFYMAGITAWNYFADCLTKTSSVFRDNAGIFGKVYFPRLIMPLSIVVSNLVRFGVQMMLFLILMAYYYFSGANFNIGWAICLFPVIVILMALLGLGAGMIISAMTTKYRDLAFLISFGVQLLMYATTVIYPLSEAIKKYPSYAWIIVYNPMTPIIETFRYGFLGQGSFSWFSLGYATIITIVLLLIGTVVFNKVERNFVDTV, encoded by the coding sequence ATGGTTAAGGAAGAAGAGCAATGGACCATTGAGGCAAAATCATCCTTGTTCGACCTAAAACTGCATGAAGTTTGGGCCTATCGGGATTTGTTGGTACTATTGGTCAGGAGAGATTTTGTTTCATTCTACAAACAGACCATTTTAGGGCCGCTCTGGTTTTTTATTCAACCGCTGTTTACCACCATCATCTTTACCTTTATTTTTGGCAACCTTGCAGGTATTTCCACCGATAATTTGCCGAAACCTTTATTTTATATGGCTGGTATTACCGCGTGGAATTATTTTGCAGATTGTTTAACCAAAACCTCCTCTGTTTTTAGAGATAATGCAGGCATTTTTGGCAAAGTGTATTTCCCCCGGTTAATCATGCCATTAAGTATAGTGGTAAGCAATTTGGTACGTTTTGGGGTACAGATGATGTTATTCCTCATCTTAATGGCTTACTACTATTTCTCTGGCGCCAATTTTAACATCGGCTGGGCAATTTGTCTATTTCCGGTAATTGTAATACTAATGGCTTTATTGGGTTTGGGTGCGGGTATGATTATTTCTGCCATGACAACGAAATATAGGGATCTGGCATTTCTCATTAGTTTTGGTGTGCAGCTTTTGATGTACGCAACAACAGTGATTTATCCCCTATCTGAAGCTATCAAGAAATATCCTTCGTATGCTTGGATAATTGTGTATAACCCGATGACTCCTATTATTGAAACTTTTAGGTATGGCTTTTTAGGACAGGGAAGTTTTAGCTGGTTTAGTTTAGGCTACGCTACAATTATTACCATAGTTTTACTGTTAATTGGTACTGTGGTTTTTAACAAAGTGGAACGAAATTTTGTAGATACGGTATAG
- a CDS encoding phosphatidylinositol alpha-1,6-mannosyltransferase (product_source=KO:K13668; cath_funfam=3.40.50.2000; cog=COG0438; ko=KO:K13668; pfam=PF00534,PF13439; superfamily=53756), which yields MPIKILFLTLKTFSFTGGIEKVCRSLSRVLYDLSEEELVQSTVYSMYDKNTDRDSRYLSKQQFQGFNGNRERFVVQSFLSGLKADVILLSHIHLINIVYFIKKIHPHKRIYLLAHGIEIWKKLSDSKLKMLNQLDKIVCVSHFTADKIMEMHHISADRIEVLNNCLDPFYYLPTQFEKPQRLLDRYHLNRENLVLFSLSRLSSSEKYKGYDHTIELLPQLLKKYPNLVYLLGGKWDAVEKKRLEDLIAMNQLQDHIRMVGFIDEAELTEHFLLSDLFILPSKKEGFGIVFIEALASGLRVIAGNKDGSVDALQNGALGVLVDPDDQQEMLSSISILLKHSQNEKEKMILQEKCIKAFGYTHYLRSVKSLILKGATNHTESNKDQQNVQVNKLNIYG from the coding sequence ATGCCGATTAAGATTTTATTTTTAACCCTTAAAACTTTTAGTTTTACTGGTGGCATTGAAAAGGTCTGCAGAAGTTTATCCCGTGTGTTATACGATTTAAGCGAGGAAGAACTTGTTCAATCGACAGTATATTCCATGTATGATAAAAATACCGACCGCGATTCCAGGTACCTGAGCAAACAACAGTTTCAAGGTTTCAATGGAAACAGAGAACGCTTCGTAGTGCAATCTTTTTTAAGTGGATTAAAAGCAGATGTGATTTTGTTAAGCCATATCCATTTGATCAATATTGTTTATTTCATCAAGAAAATACATCCCCATAAAAGAATCTATTTATTGGCACATGGCATAGAAATTTGGAAAAAGCTCTCAGATTCCAAGCTCAAAATGTTAAACCAGTTGGATAAGATAGTTTGTGTAAGTCATTTTACGGCCGATAAAATTATGGAAATGCATCACATTTCTGCAGATCGCATTGAAGTATTAAACAATTGTCTTGACCCCTTTTATTATCTCCCTACCCAGTTCGAAAAACCACAGCGTTTATTGGATCGCTACCATTTAAATCGTGAAAACTTAGTGTTATTTTCGCTGTCCCGCTTATCTTCTTCAGAGAAGTACAAAGGATACGACCACACCATTGAGCTATTGCCACAACTCTTGAAGAAATACCCAAACCTGGTTTACCTATTGGGTGGAAAATGGGATGCCGTGGAAAAGAAACGATTAGAAGATTTAATTGCAATGAACCAGCTTCAAGATCATATCAGAATGGTCGGTTTCATTGATGAAGCTGAACTTACCGAACATTTCCTATTGTCTGATCTTTTTATTCTACCCAGTAAAAAAGAAGGTTTCGGCATTGTATTTATCGAAGCCCTGGCCAGTGGCCTCAGGGTTATTGCCGGTAATAAAGATGGCAGTGTAGATGCACTTCAAAATGGGGCGCTCGGTGTATTGGTTGATCCTGACGATCAGCAAGAAATGCTAAGCAGCATATCTATACTGCTAAAGCATAGCCAAAATGAAAAGGAGAAAATGATCCTTCAGGAGAAATGTATCAAAGCATTTGGATATACACACTATCTTCGGTCTGTAAAAAGCTTAATTTTAAAAGGCGCAACTAATCATACAGAATCTAATAAGGATCAACAAAACGTGCAGGTAAACAAACTTAATATTTATGGTTAA